From Solibacillus isronensis, the proteins below share one genomic window:
- a CDS encoding YkvI family membrane protein has product MKNILKIASAFIGVIVGAGFASGQEILQYFTSFGILGIFGAILSTVLFSGIGMLLVWLGSYTKTTSHKDVIYRISGRYLGTVIDFILIFTLFGVGVVMLAGAGSNLNQQFGLPVFVGTTLMTILVLLTGFLKVNRVVAIIGSITPILIIFVIFIAIYSFLTMSGTFTSLNDVAQATPTTLPNWFISSINYVSFNIAVGASMSIVMGGAEKNPKTAAIGGLVGGLILGILILLIHLAIFSKIEEVGTLDMPMLGIVSNLSPTLGIIMSLVIFGMIYNTAVGMFFSFSARFAESGTQKFKTFFTITMIVGYLASFVGFTGLVSYFYPLIGYLGIILILALVAAPFIIKKQEAR; this is encoded by the coding sequence GTGAAAAATATATTGAAAATTGCAAGCGCTTTTATTGGCGTGATCGTAGGCGCAGGATTCGCTTCAGGACAAGAAATACTGCAATACTTTACGAGCTTTGGAATACTCGGGATATTCGGAGCTATTTTATCAACGGTACTGTTTTCGGGTATTGGTATGCTTTTAGTATGGCTTGGCAGTTATACAAAAACGACATCTCATAAAGACGTTATTTACAGAATTAGCGGGCGATATCTTGGAACTGTAATCGATTTTATTCTTATTTTTACGTTGTTTGGTGTAGGTGTCGTGATGCTGGCTGGAGCCGGTTCGAACTTAAATCAACAGTTTGGTTTACCGGTCTTTGTAGGTACGACTCTTATGACAATACTCGTATTACTAACAGGTTTTTTGAAAGTAAATCGGGTTGTTGCCATTATAGGAAGCATTACGCCGATTCTCATTATTTTTGTTATATTTATTGCGATCTACAGTTTTCTAACGATGAGTGGAACTTTTACATCGTTAAACGATGTAGCGCAAGCAACACCGACTACTTTACCAAACTGGTTTATTTCCAGTATTAATTACGTTTCATTTAATATCGCGGTTGGAGCTTCAATGTCAATTGTAATGGGCGGAGCTGAAAAAAATCCAAAAACGGCAGCGATAGGCGGATTGGTTGGAGGACTTATTTTAGGAATTCTCATATTATTAATTCATTTAGCTATTTTCTCGAAAATCGAAGAAGTTGGCACGTTGGACATGCCGATGCTAGGAATTGTGAGTAATTTATCGCCGACACTAGGTATTATCATGTCATTAGTTATTTTCGGCATGATTTATAATACAGCGGTTGGAATGTTCTTTTCTTTTTCAGCACGTTTTGCGGAATCAGGAACACAGAAATTTAAAACTTTCTTTACGATTACAATGATTGTTGGTTATTTGGCAAGTTTTGTAGGCTTTACTGGTCTAGTGAGTTATTTCTATCCTCTGATTGGTTATTTGGGGATTATCCTCATCCTTGCTTTAGTGGCAGCACCCTTTATTATTAAGAAACAAGAAGCACGATAA
- a CDS encoding catalase: MENNNKKAEQLKQFTTKDEGQPLTTNHGLKLTNDEHSLTIGERGPTIMEDFHFREKMTHFDHERIPERVVHARGSGAHGVFESYGDASDITMAHFLGEKGRQTPVFVRFSTVAGSRGSAETVRDVRGFATKFYTEEGNYDLVGNNIPVFFIQDAIKFPDFVHAVKPEPHNEIPQAQSAHDTFWDFVVSNEETAHMTMWHLSDRAIPKSYRTMEGFGVNTFRFVNAKGEAHFVKFHWKPVFGAHSLVWDEAQKIAGKDPDFHRRDLYDNIEAGNFPEYELAVQLISQEDEFKFDFDILDPTKIWPEELIPLRKLGKMTLNRNTDNFFAETEQIAFHVGHVVPGIDFSNDPLLQGRLFSYTDTQLIRLGGPNFHELPINRPVCPFHNNQRDGYGRMTINKGRVAYGKNSLQNNTPHVVTQKEGGYAHYQEKIEGRKVRARSLSFEDHYSQARQFWLSQTDVEKQHIINAFSFELGKVETIEIRKAAVDMFARVDRAMAEQIAQNIGVTPPDESIQQVADQQPSDAVSILKNQVPFLKSKKVGIIVDTSSNLEELITPLENEGVTVELISDKQGRIGEREIDHTLETADPVLYDGLIVAANFESVVPKRKVQRFADEIFNHYKALGYASTEILDKDYANAPGVVAGISEFVEALKKGRHFDRTNATG; encoded by the coding sequence TTGGAGAACAACAATAAAAAAGCCGAGCAATTGAAACAGTTTACTACGAAAGATGAAGGTCAGCCGCTAACAACGAATCATGGATTAAAGTTAACGAATGACGAGCATTCATTAACGATAGGTGAACGTGGCCCAACAATTATGGAGGACTTTCATTTTCGTGAAAAAATGACCCATTTTGACCATGAACGTATTCCGGAACGAGTAGTACATGCCCGAGGTTCGGGGGCGCATGGTGTATTTGAAAGTTATGGCGATGCATCAGATATAACGATGGCTCATTTTTTAGGAGAGAAAGGTCGCCAAACACCTGTCTTTGTTCGATTTTCAACAGTAGCAGGATCACGAGGTTCAGCAGAAACAGTTCGTGATGTACGAGGATTTGCGACGAAGTTCTATACAGAAGAAGGGAATTATGATTTAGTAGGAAATAATATACCCGTTTTCTTCATTCAAGATGCGATTAAATTCCCTGATTTCGTTCATGCGGTAAAACCGGAGCCGCATAATGAAATTCCTCAAGCGCAAAGTGCTCATGATACATTTTGGGACTTTGTTGTCAGTAATGAAGAGACTGCACATATGACCATGTGGCATTTGTCGGATCGTGCAATTCCAAAAAGCTATCGAACAATGGAAGGATTTGGAGTCAATACATTCCGCTTTGTCAATGCCAAAGGGGAAGCCCACTTCGTAAAATTCCATTGGAAACCTGTATTCGGCGCTCATTCTTTAGTATGGGATGAAGCTCAAAAAATTGCGGGGAAAGACCCGGATTTCCATCGCCGTGACCTTTACGATAATATTGAAGCCGGAAACTTTCCTGAATATGAACTTGCTGTTCAGCTAATTTCACAAGAAGATGAGTTCAAATTTGATTTCGATATTTTAGATCCGACGAAAATTTGGCCGGAAGAATTGATTCCTCTTCGCAAACTCGGAAAAATGACATTGAATCGAAATACTGATAACTTCTTCGCAGAAACAGAACAAATTGCTTTCCATGTAGGGCATGTTGTACCGGGAATCGATTTTTCAAACGATCCTTTATTACAAGGCCGTTTATTCTCTTATACAGATACACAACTGATTCGATTAGGCGGGCCAAACTTCCATGAATTGCCGATTAATCGTCCTGTATGCCCATTCCATAATAATCAGCGTGATGGGTATGGTCGAATGACGATCAATAAAGGACGTGTGGCATACGGGAAAAACAGTTTACAAAACAATACACCGCATGTAGTGACGCAAAAGGAAGGCGGCTATGCTCATTACCAGGAAAAAATCGAAGGACGAAAAGTACGAGCTCGAAGCTTATCGTTTGAAGACCATTATAGCCAAGCGCGTCAATTCTGGTTAAGCCAAACGGATGTGGAAAAACAGCATATTATAAATGCTTTCAGTTTTGAACTTGGGAAAGTAGAAACAATCGAAATCCGCAAAGCAGCAGTCGATATGTTTGCTCGTGTTGACCGTGCAATGGCTGAGCAAATTGCACAAAATATCGGGGTTACACCACCAGATGAATCAATCCAGCAAGTTGCGGATCAACAGCCATCTGATGCTGTGAGTATCTTAAAAAATCAGGTACCATTTTTAAAATCGAAAAAAGTCGGTATTATTGTTGATACAAGCAGCAATTTGGAAGAACTGATAACTCCTTTGGAAAACGAAGGCGTTACAGTTGAGTTGATCAGTGATAAACAAGGAAGAATTGGTGAGCGTGAAATTGATCACACGCTGGAAACGGCAGATCCTGTACTTTATGATGGTCTAATTGTTGCTGCAAATTTTGAAAGTGTCGTGCCTAAACGTAAAGTTCAACGATTTGCTGATGAAATTTTCAACCATTATAAAGCATTAGGGTATGCTTCAACTGAAATTTTAGATAAAGACTATGCAAATGCACCTGGTGTCGTAGCAGGTATTTCAGAATTTGTAGAAGCATTGAAAAAAGGTCGCCACTTTGACCGAACAAATGCAACGGGTTGA
- a CDS encoding manganese catalase family protein, with protein sequence MYYYKEELINIIKPDKPDPAAARVLQEILGGHYGEMRTMMQFFFQSSNFRGKDTQFRDLLRGIFLEEIAHVELVQNTINQLLNDSGESSAPGNNGMDQSPLDEAVRHANPHHFIMGAQASLPVDAAGNPWNGSWVYSHGNLIADLLNNLVLESTGVLQKTRIYEMSSNQTFRETLAFLIVRDNAHQNAFAKALETLGVNWGKLFPVPNYDINKYPECRKFVDMGYHNCQFNFRLDPTRIGEILQGQSPSRNGGQYQVTPPPVGFPVPLMPDMPNEHSPGLYDLNN encoded by the coding sequence ATGTACTACTACAAAGAAGAACTGATCAATATTATTAAACCGGATAAACCAGATCCGGCAGCTGCCCGCGTTTTACAGGAAATCTTAGGCGGACATTATGGGGAAATGCGCACAATGATGCAATTTTTCTTCCAAAGTTCCAATTTCCGAGGAAAAGATACTCAATTTAGAGACTTGCTGCGCGGTATTTTCTTAGAAGAAATTGCCCACGTCGAGCTTGTTCAAAATACAATCAATCAGCTATTGAACGATTCCGGAGAGTCATCAGCTCCGGGTAACAATGGAATGGACCAATCCCCATTAGATGAAGCGGTCCGCCATGCAAATCCCCACCATTTCATTATGGGCGCACAAGCATCATTGCCTGTAGATGCAGCAGGAAATCCATGGAATGGATCATGGGTTTACTCACACGGCAACCTCATCGCCGATTTACTGAATAACCTCGTATTGGAATCTACAGGAGTACTGCAAAAAACTCGAATTTATGAAATGAGCTCAAACCAAACGTTCCGTGAAACGCTCGCATTTTTGATTGTTCGTGATAACGCACATCAAAACGCTTTTGCCAAAGCACTCGAAACATTAGGTGTAAATTGGGGCAAACTATTCCCGGTACCGAATTATGATATCAACAAATATCCGGAATGCCGGAAATTTGTCGATATGGGTTACCATAACTGTCAATTTAACTTCCGTCTGGATCCGACAAGAATAGGTGAAATTCTCCAAGGACAATCTCCAAGCCGAAATGGCGGACAATATCAAGTAACACCGCCCCCAGTAGGTTTCCCTGTGCCATTAATGCCGGACATGCCAAATGAACATAGCCCTGGGTTATATGATTTGAATAATTAA
- a CDS encoding MBL fold metallo-hydrolase yields the protein MEKNMNYGNDYKFIPATSVQSGVSQELLPDLYAHTIQIANIAFYSCPGSNDFVLIDAGMPKSAEEIISVAEKRFGKNAKAKAIILTHGHFDHVGAIIELVEHWQVPVFAHKLELPYLTGLENYPEPDSTVDSGLVAKMSPMFPNEAIDLGESVQELPPDGTVPFMEGFKWIHTPGHTPGHVSLFRERDGALIAGDAFVTVKQESLYKVFTQEKEVNGPPKYLTPDWVAAFESVKKLAALNPSVAVTGHGVPMSGPELSKGLRKLVDDFDQIALPKNKK from the coding sequence ATGGAAAAAAATATGAACTACGGCAACGATTATAAATTTATTCCTGCTACATCTGTACAAAGTGGTGTGAGCCAGGAATTATTGCCAGACTTGTACGCACATACAATTCAAATCGCCAATATTGCTTTTTACAGTTGTCCAGGAAGTAACGACTTTGTCTTAATAGACGCGGGGATGCCGAAAAGTGCAGAAGAAATTATTTCTGTAGCGGAAAAAAGATTTGGCAAAAATGCAAAAGCAAAAGCAATTATTTTGACACATGGACATTTTGATCATGTAGGCGCAATTATTGAACTTGTTGAGCACTGGCAAGTACCGGTTTTCGCTCACAAATTAGAACTGCCGTATCTAACGGGCTTAGAAAATTATCCGGAGCCGGACTCTACTGTTGATAGTGGGTTAGTTGCTAAAATGTCACCGATGTTCCCGAATGAAGCGATCGACTTAGGGGAATCTGTCCAGGAACTTCCTCCAGATGGTACCGTACCTTTTATGGAAGGATTTAAGTGGATTCATACACCGGGACATACACCTGGACATGTTTCGTTATTTAGGGAGCGCGACGGAGCACTTATTGCAGGGGATGCATTTGTTACGGTCAAGCAGGAATCCTTATATAAAGTATTTACCCAGGAAAAAGAAGTGAATGGACCACCGAAGTATTTGACGCCGGACTGGGTCGCAGCTTTTGAATCAGTAAAAAAGCTGGCAGCGTTAAATCCTTCTGTAGCGGTTACAGGACATGGGGTGCCGATGAGCGGGCCGGAGCTAAGCAAGGGGCTGCGTAAACTTGTCGATGATTTTGATCAAATAGCATTGCCAAAGAATAAGAAATAA
- a CDS encoding Ger(x)C family spore germination protein yields MRIGKIILIITPLILAGCWDERLYKNSSVVSLTGIEGEIGELTAYYAYPEATATEMKTIVITGEGVSPRDVRQDAELKVEQTMDLSVLSTVLISEDTAEHNIYEYLDIYFRDANSPITSKMAIIQGDLKPFFELSENKQSTAGEFYDRFITSLEDNSFVIPYTLQTASTVIFEDAQDLALPYLKMGEDNRPKAEGVALFSGKSFTGKTLNADEGVLLSILNDSLGFSTRIAHLYKDSPLTVRVNKLKRKLNITENKIVIDLKIDFILSEFPQDNIDNANIRKELEKFLQEKIEQDLNEVIKKLQEAKSDAIGLGRSVRAFHPEWFKKDWNERFSEWDISAKLKVEIVKTGILE; encoded by the coding sequence ATCCGAATCGGAAAAATCATCTTAATAATAACACCACTTATACTAGCGGGATGCTGGGATGAGAGGCTTTATAAGAATTCATCCGTCGTATCGCTTACAGGTATAGAAGGTGAAATAGGAGAATTGACTGCTTATTATGCCTATCCGGAAGCTACAGCAACAGAAATGAAAACCATTGTTATTACCGGTGAGGGGGTTTCACCTCGTGATGTACGTCAGGATGCAGAGCTAAAAGTTGAGCAGACGATGGATTTATCTGTTTTATCAACAGTTCTTATATCAGAGGATACCGCAGAACATAATATTTATGAGTATTTGGATATTTATTTTCGGGATGCAAATAGTCCGATAACATCAAAAATGGCAATTATACAAGGGGATTTAAAACCGTTTTTTGAACTAAGCGAAAATAAGCAAAGTACCGCAGGAGAATTTTATGACCGTTTTATTACAAGTCTGGAAGATAACTCTTTTGTTATACCTTATACATTGCAAACCGCTTCTACTGTAATTTTCGAAGATGCTCAGGATTTGGCTTTGCCCTACTTGAAAATGGGTGAGGATAATCGTCCCAAAGCAGAAGGGGTTGCCTTATTTTCAGGTAAATCATTTACTGGCAAGACTTTAAACGCTGATGAAGGAGTATTATTAAGTATTTTAAATGACTCACTTGGTTTTTCAACGCGTATTGCTCATTTATATAAAGATAGTCCTTTAACTGTCCGGGTAAATAAATTAAAAAGAAAGCTTAATATAACAGAAAATAAAATTGTAATTGATTTGAAAATCGATTTTATACTTTCTGAATTCCCTCAGGATAATATAGATAATGCAAATATAAGAAAAGAGCTGGAAAAATTTCTTCAGGAAAAGATTGAGCAAGATTTGAACGAAGTCATTAAAAAATTGCAAGAAGCAAAGAGTGATGCCATAGGACTTGGTCGCAGTGTTCGAGCATTTCATCCGGAATGGTTTAAAAAAGATTGGAACGAGCGTTTTTCAGAATGGGATATTTCGGCTAAGCTAAAAGTAGAAATTGTGAAAACGGGTATATTGGAGTAA
- a CDS encoding GerAB/ArcD/ProY family transporter translates to MSVQLTKAQLFLLMFVIQTGFVYISVQHQIIEYAHRDATIQYLIIAVVFFLQLLFYERMHQYLYLNSFVKAIYLIYWTIYITVFVSYITYVLTIWVFPNTPTLVLITIFLSVCLYASISRPETAVNIGVVLIPMLLLFLIFMFLTVPSLNVTNLLPLFYDRSNTWFKGFIYCTYAFGGAETYIILRKYLASNGKISKKAISIYFIILTSFYLLSISFTLMYFSLNEITLIPEPILYILHSVEVTFVKRLDLFFVYIWLSWSLVTIVNYVLVMRLVYFEKKIKSPKIKLFIFFTVVAITANLLIRFSIIDFFKVYLVYGTILFTFLLPMIIILFNRVRGRTLSESEKSS, encoded by the coding sequence ATGAGTGTACAGTTGACAAAGGCTCAATTATTTCTTCTGATGTTCGTTATACAAACTGGCTTTGTCTATATATCCGTTCAACATCAAATTATCGAGTATGCACATCGGGATGCTACAATTCAATATTTAATAATAGCTGTTGTTTTTTTCCTGCAATTATTATTTTATGAACGAATGCATCAATACCTCTATTTAAATAGTTTTGTAAAAGCGATTTATCTGATTTATTGGACGATTTATATTACGGTTTTTGTCAGTTATATTACGTATGTATTAACGATATGGGTGTTTCCAAATACACCTACATTGGTTTTAATAACAATATTTTTATCTGTATGTCTTTATGCCAGTATCAGTAGACCTGAAACTGCCGTTAATATAGGTGTTGTACTAATTCCAATGCTTTTATTGTTTTTAATATTCATGTTTTTAACAGTGCCGAGTTTGAATGTGACCAATTTGCTTCCTCTTTTTTATGATCGGTCAAATACTTGGTTTAAAGGTTTTATTTATTGTACTTATGCATTTGGCGGTGCGGAAACGTATATAATTCTTCGAAAGTATTTGGCGAGTAATGGGAAAATTTCCAAAAAGGCAATTTCTATTTATTTCATTATCTTAACAAGCTTTTATTTATTATCGATATCTTTTACTTTAATGTATTTTTCACTAAATGAAATTACACTCATTCCTGAACCAATTTTGTATATATTACACTCTGTTGAAGTGACATTTGTAAAACGGCTGGATTTGTTTTTTGTATATATTTGGCTTTCTTGGTCATTGGTTACAATTGTCAATTATGTACTTGTGATGCGCCTCGTATATTTTGAGAAAAAAATAAAATCACCTAAAATAAAGCTATTTATTTTTTTTACTGTTGTTGCCATAACAGCCAATTTACTTATCCGTTTTTCAATAATTGATTTTTTTAAAGTTTACTTAGTTTATGGTACTATTCTTTTCACCTTTTTGTTGCCGATGATTATTATTCTTTTCAATAGAGTGAGGGGGCGAACTTTATCCGAATCGGAAAAATCATCTTAA